The DNA segment GCGAGGAGTTAGGCGCAGGTGAGGGGTCTCTATCCTCTACTGACTCTACAGCCCAACAAAATCGAGGGTTTGCGTCCAAATCGCATGGTCTACCAGAAGGCGATGGTAGAGGATACGAAAACGGCGGAAACGCCCGTCAAATAAGGCCGGTAGGGGCAGTAGAGGATAAGAAGCCACCCGTCCCCGCATTGTCGTTTACGAAGGGCGGAAAGTTGTGTGGCCGCTGCGGTGGCCTCGGGCGCGTGGCCGTTGTCGAAGGCGACTTGGTTTGCAGAATCTGCTTGGAGGCCGAGAGCCTCTTCGACAGAGACGGCAACTCAGCGGGGATCGCATGAGCGCCCGCCTGGATGTTCCCTCACTCATTGACTTGGCCGACGCCATCGGCGTCCGGCTCGAACTGTCGCACGACGGAGGCGAGGTTCTCGTTCGCGGCCCCGAGCTGGTACGCGCGCGACTTCGCCCGCTGCTGCGCGAAAACCGCGAAGAGATTAGATCGTGGCTGCGTGAGGTCGAGCACGTCGTCGCGCGCGCCGAGCATATCGTGCGCGAAGCGCATCGTGGGGTGCGCTAGTCGCATACCGAGGCGTTCTGTCACGTTCGCAGAATGCGCGTAAAGACTAGGCGGCCGCCTGTGGCCGCCTACTTTTGCGCTAGTAGCTGTATGCTGGAAGCCGCCCGTTCTGGTCCGTCTTTGGAACTGCGCTGCTTATAAACTGCTTTGCTGCTTCCGAGACAATTCTCGAAGCAAAGGATACGCTCTTCGCGTTCATCCCCATACGTGTCAAGGCGAACCTGATGCGGTTCTTGAGGGACTGCTCAGACCAGCGGGTCAAGATTCCTTCGAAAGCAAAACCAACAACTCGACCATCTTTGTCAAAGTCAATGATAATGTATTCATTCGGCACCCTGGGAACCGGAAAGTAATCCGAAAAGGCTACGGGGCGCGACACCATCGTAAGATGTAAAAAGTCGCGGTCAAAGTCGAGCGTATACGGCTTACCGTTCAGATCCGGTCTTTCGCTTTGTAGCTTCCCATGCATTATCATAAGATCACACCAGGTTTTTGCCATCTTATCCTAGCCTGTGGCGGGATTTTCTTCGTCAGCATCGCTGTCGTCACAAATGACACCGGGAAGACTCCGAGTTTCCTACAACGCTTTAGATGGACAGTTAACCTCTTTACTTTGACGGTTCCCCAGGGGTCAGATTTTAGCTTGACCGCGAAATATTTACCCTTCGCGGTATGAGTTGGTCGCCCATCGTCATAAATCGCGTCAGGGTTTATTACGACCTGCCGGACGTCCTCCAGGTCTATGGCCCTTTCTCTCTCAAGCTGGACATGCTTTTCCAGGACGTCCTTCGTTAGCAAAACCAACTCTCCGGTGGGTAGGTTTTCGGCCATGATCGTGATCGATCCCCTCAGAAGCTCCAAAAGCCCCATAAGGCGAGCATACGACGAGGGCCACCGCGCCAGATACCTAGCCACTGAGAACCACCCTTTCCAGCGGGATGGCATAGTATCCTGAGCCTCATGAAAAGCAAGAAGGTCACAGATCATCTGCCCCCCCGAGGACGTGCCCTTCGATGACGTGCTCCGCACCATACTCCGGGCTCCGGTCCACCATAGAGCCACTCCCAAGCCTCGGCGCCGATCCTACCACTAGGCGCAAGAAGCGATCGTTTGTCTGAGGACGACGAATTCTATCGGCGCCCGTCCCGAGGAAGCCTTGGCCGAAGGATTGTGCGGGGAGCTATCTTGCTCGCGTGGCTTTGGGGCCTTCATTTACGTTGCAGTAGTCCAAGCCGCCTACTTGATTATCGCCGATTAGCGTGAAGTGGCGAGACTCACGGGCGCATGCTACGCACAGATCGGCTACGCGCCAGCGTATCGCTCGGCGGCGGGTGACAAGAGCCGTCTTCCTTTAGATGCGTTCAATTCTATCGTAGCGGCTGCAGTCGGTATACGGTCACACTTCGACGACTTCGAGTCCGTCGTAGAGGCGAACGGCGGCATAGCGTTGGGCAAGCCATTTGCGGCGGTTGTACCAGGCGAGTTTCTTAGGATCGTTACGGATGCGGCGTGGAGCGGGATCATCGCTTAGCTTGGGGCGCGGTCGTTTGAGGAGTTTGCAGGCCGTTTCAGTAAGGCGCCAGCCCGACTCGGGGCCACCCTTTTCTTGGCGTTGAACGTACTCGTCGGCTTGGAGACGCACGAGGAGTCGATAAGCACTCATTTTGTGCCGCTTGATGGCTTTGGCGACATCGGCGGCGGACGGCCAGGCGTGGTATTGCCTGGCATAGGCATAGACGGCGCGGAGCACCTTTAGGCCGCGATCATAGGTAAGCATGATCGCGGCTAATTGTACCACGCGGCGAGGGGCCCGGTTCAGGGTCGAATCCCGTAAGTGCCTAGCCTATCGAACCCTATACGCGTCAACGGATTCACCGTCTTCGTCCTTGTCGATGATCCGATCCCCGCAAATCAGCACGTCATCTGCCGCGAGCCAGAGGGATGATGTCGAAGTGTCATAGTCCTGCACGCGGTAAACTGCTCCGGAAAGCATCTCCAAGATGGCGCCATCTTCGCCGACGGTTTCGATCGAGTCGTCATCACAATCGCCCCCCGGGGCACCGTAGTATGGCGCAGTAGGTGCCGCTTGGTACTGCTCGGCTGGAGCACCTGGTGTTGGAGTTGAAACCGCAACACTTGTGGTTTTCCAGCCGTGGTTGTCAGCCGAGAACGTAACCTCAATGTCAAAGGTGTAGCCGTGCACCGACGTCTCAACGTCGAAGGTATGGCGGCCATCGGCATAGACTTTGTCCTGGACGCCCTGCTTCACGCCATTTGTCAACTGGATGGCTACAATATGGCTCGACGCCCACTTATC comes from the Candidatus Dormiibacterota bacterium genome and includes:
- a CDS encoding DUF2283 domain-containing protein: MAKTWCDLMIMHGKLQSERPDLNGKPYTLDFDRDFLHLTMVSRPVAFSDYFPVPRVPNEYIIIDFDKDGRVVGFAFEGILTRWSEQSLKNRIRFALTRMGMNAKSVSFASRIVSEAAKQFISSAVPKTDQNGRLPAYSY